The following coding sequences lie in one Rhinolophus ferrumequinum isolate MPI-CBG mRhiFer1 chromosome 16, mRhiFer1_v1.p, whole genome shotgun sequence genomic window:
- the C16H10orf105 gene encoding uncharacterized protein C10orf105 homolog isoform X1, with product MQAGRRLGAESPELGPAADGAMSTEGPSPLSFLTAPVTPGSPLAAAGPLPMLIALACIFLLLATCLLFMTLCKPTSLDPRRQARECMPHHPVSSSEPQLRLWKRLGSLRCSLHSFRRGRPPPPRPLPDHDDNHGWDCTESTKM from the exons ATGcaggcaggaaggaggctgggagCAGAGAGCCCGGAGTTAGGTCCTGCGGCGGATG GAGCCATGAGTACAGAGGGCCCCAGCCCCCTCAGCTTCCTCACAGCTCCTGTCACTCCAGGGAGTCCCTTGGCGGCAGCTGGCCCTCTCCCAATGCTCATTGCTCTGGCCTGCATCTTCCTTCTCCTGGCCACCTGCCTGCTGTTCATGACCCTCTGCAAACCGACCTCACTGGACCCGAGGCGCCAGGCTCGCGAGTGCATGCCCCACCACCCCGTGAGCTCCAGTGAGCCCCAGCTCCGGCTCTGGAAACGCCTGGGCTCCCTGCGCTGCTCCCTGCATAGCTTCCGCCGTGGCCGGCCTCCTCCTCCACGCCCCCTGCCAGACCACGATGACAACCATGGCTGGGACTGCACAGAATCCACCAAGATGTGA
- the C16H10orf105 gene encoding uncharacterized protein C10orf105 homolog isoform X2 yields the protein MSTEGPSPLSFLTAPVTPGSPLAAAGPLPMLIALACIFLLLATCLLFMTLCKPTSLDPRRQARECMPHHPVSSSEPQLRLWKRLGSLRCSLHSFRRGRPPPPRPLPDHDDNHGWDCTESTKM from the coding sequence ATGAGTACAGAGGGCCCCAGCCCCCTCAGCTTCCTCACAGCTCCTGTCACTCCAGGGAGTCCCTTGGCGGCAGCTGGCCCTCTCCCAATGCTCATTGCTCTGGCCTGCATCTTCCTTCTCCTGGCCACCTGCCTGCTGTTCATGACCCTCTGCAAACCGACCTCACTGGACCCGAGGCGCCAGGCTCGCGAGTGCATGCCCCACCACCCCGTGAGCTCCAGTGAGCCCCAGCTCCGGCTCTGGAAACGCCTGGGCTCCCTGCGCTGCTCCCTGCATAGCTTCCGCCGTGGCCGGCCTCCTCCTCCACGCCCCCTGCCAGACCACGATGACAACCATGGCTGGGACTGCACAGAATCCACCAAGATGTGA